One window of Branchiostoma lanceolatum isolate klBraLanc5 chromosome 8, klBraLanc5.hap2, whole genome shotgun sequence genomic DNA carries:
- the LOC136440102 gene encoding eukaryotic elongation factor 2 kinase-like isoform X2, whose protein sequence is MSSVSSASDIEEDCILLPLTEIEVVEEEEESTSSDSAEEIPSSVSKQRRVSLASIRRQRKLGTLASLRPTSQPISIPAREQRQTPVVSIPVKNWRIAIQKAREFVKNSPNAWQKFGLEKHATEKATRHRYNALRKSWSEDTVLVKMEDEPFDHGAMRECFRLKKLSNFSRSLDWNRASNYVAKRYIEKVERDVYFEDVKLQMDAKLWGEEFNRHDPPKKVDIMQVVMLEFKDRPGSPLYHLEHFIEGKYIKYNSNSGFVEDESLRCTPQAFSHFTFERSSHNLIVVDIQGVGDLWTDPQIHTKEGTDYGDGNLGTKGMALYFHSHACNRICKALNLTPFDLSNSEIADLERAQFIQTSSKTILRGSEEIVIDPRLKNTGDITLFLRQRSESPRNSPRVSESEDVAMSTSVSPPYSPIDFLDDDPFAASLRRLRSDSENSSVTRGRVRYDSEMSDCFDDTMSPEEEAEHEEFARRQVSRPSCVTLEVNFRRMSLIQGQLTGGSVLGEVHLEMAKYHENGRFAPQQGLNMLHQEEVDWDSAIFHLEKAAVCGVLEAIVALARMFLQLPHDVLEGAHVENTEENTNRGVDYMRMAAVAGDRSAMIYLANGYHTGIGLGTEREIDWIEATRWYSQAVSQSGEDEEGCYDATMEDPAYVLMAKEAELYRQGGHGLERDPERAAELYNEAAELAMAAMKGRLASKYFMFAEECWGEMEE, encoded by the exons ATGTCTTCTGTGTCGAGTGCCTCTGATATAGAGGAGGACTGTATTCTCCTTCCTCTGACGGAGATAGAGGTTgtagaggaagaggaggaaagtACGTCGTCAGATTCAGCTGAGGAAATCCCAAGTTCAGTGTCAAAACAGAGGCGAGTGTCTCTGGCGTCAATCCGCCGTCAACGTAAACTTGGCACGCTTGCGTCACTGAGACCTACCTCCCAACCGATCTCGATTCCCGCCCGCGAACAGAGACAGACGCCGGTGGTCTCGATTCCCGTGAAAAACTGGCGGATCGCTATTCAGAAGGCTCGGGAGTTTGTGAAGAACAGCCCGAACGCCTGGCAGAAGTTCGGCCTGGAGAAGCACGCGACGGAAAAGGCTACAAGACATCGTTACAACGCCTTGAGGAAGTCATGGTCGGAGGACACGGTCTTGGTCAAGATGGAGGATGAG CCATTCGACCATGGAGCCATGAGAGAATGTTTTCGCTT AAAGAAGCTGTCCAACTTCTCCAGGTCCTTGGACTGGAACCGTGCGTCGAACTACGTGGCTAAGCGGTACATAGAGAAGGTAGAGAGAGATGTTTACTTTGAGGATGTTAAACTCCAAATGGACGCCAAGCTGTGGGGAGAGGAGTTCAACAGACATGACCCTCCAAAGAAA GTGGACATTATGCAGGTGGTTATGCTGGAGTTTAAGGACCGACCTGGCTCTCCTCTCTACCACCTGGAACACTTCATCGAGGGGAAGTACATCAAGTATAACTCCAACTCTGGCTTTGTGGAGGACGAGTCACTCAGGTGCACCCCACAG GCATTCAGTCACTTCACGTTTGAGCGCTCGTCCCATAACCTCATCGTGGTGGACATCCAGGGGGTGGGGGACCTGTGGACCGACCCACAGATCCACACCAAGGAGGGGACGGACTACGGGGACGGGAACCTGGGGACTAAGGGCATGGCGCTGTACTTCCACTCCCACGCCTGTAACAGGATCTGTAAGGCTCTGAACCTCACGCCCTTTGACCTGTCCAACAGTGAGATCGCTGACCTGGAGAGGGCACAGTTCATTCAG ACTTCATCTAAAACGATCTTGCGTGGGTCTGAGGAAATCGTGATCGACCCGAGGCTGAAGAACACAGGTGACATCACGCTGTTTCTTCGCCAACGCTCCGAGAGTCCACGCAACTCCCCGCGTGTATCGGAATCGGAGGATGTCGCCATGTCGACATCAGTTTCTCCGCCTTACTCTCCCATAGATTTCTTGGATGATGACCCGTTTGCAGCCAGTCTACGCCGCCTTCGATCGGACTCTGAGAACAGCTCTGTCACTCGG GGACGTGTTCGATATGACAGTGAAATGAGTGATTGTTTTGATGACACCATGTCGCCAGAGGAG GAAGCGGAGCATGAGGAATTCGCTCGCCGCCAAGTTAGCCGACCATCCTGCGTGACTCTGGAGGTCAATTTTCGCAGGATGTCCTTGATTCAAGGTCAGCTCACAGGAGGTTCTGTCCTGGGAGAG GTGCACCTGGAGATGGCGAAATACCACGAAAACGGAAGGTTTGCCCCACAACAAGGGCTAAACATGCTGCACCAAGAGGAAGTGGACTGGGATTCAGCCATCTTCCATCTGGAGAAGGCTGCCGTGTGTGGAGTTCTGGAGGCCATTGTGGCTCTGGCCAGGATGTTCCTGCAGTTGCCTCATGATGTGCTAGAGGGTGCTCATGTTGAG AATACTGAAGAGAACACAAACAGGGGTGTAGACTACATGCGGATGGCAGCAGTTGCAGGAGATCGCAGTGCCATGATCTACCTGGCAAACGGCTACCATACCGGCATCGGCCTAGGAACAGAAAG AGAAATAGACTGGATCGAGGCCACACGATGGTACAGCCAGGCTGTTAGCCAGTCAGGGGAGGATGAGGAGGGTTGTTATGATGCCACCATGGAAGACCCCGCCTACGTACTGATGGCTAAAGAAGCTGAACTGTACAGACAGGGTGGACATGGGCTGGAGAGAGACCCGGAAAGAGCTG
- the LOC136440103 gene encoding uncharacterized protein, protein MQTRDIPLEVVLEFLPSDDLAFWSRDHTAAILISKKRSAEISLVKTVNFRSSAMAEPEPGTYKVAEAKTAPFDARFPNTNQARYCWQGYIDFHRCTNIRGEDFEPCQYFRHVYRAMCPKSWTEAWDEQREGGTFAGRV, encoded by the exons ATGCAGACGAGGGATATTCCGCTAGAGGTCGTTTTGGAGTTTTTGCCATCTGACGACCTAGCGTTCTGGTCACGTGATCACACGGCAGCCATTTTGATCTCGAAGAAGAGAAGTGCAGAAATTTCTTTGGTTAAAACCGTCAACTTTCGG agtTCAGCGATGGCAGAACCAGAGCCAGGGACATACAAGGTGGCGGAAGCAAAAACCGCTCCGTTTGACGCCCGTTTCCCCAACACAAACCAGGCGAGGTACTGCTGGCAGGGCTACATCGACTTCCACCGCTGCACCAACATACGGGGCGAAGACTTCGAGCCCTGCCAGTACTTCAGGCATGTGTACCGGGCAATGTGCCCCAAATCTTGG ACGGAGGCTTGGGATGAACAGCGTGAGGGCGGTACATTTGCTGGGAGAGTCTGA
- the LOC136440102 gene encoding eukaryotic elongation factor 2 kinase-like isoform X1, with amino-acid sequence MSSVSSASDIEEDCILLPLTEIEVVEEEEESTSSDSAEEIPSSVSKQRRVSLASIRRQRKLGTLASLRPTSQPISIPAREQRQTPVVSIPVKNWRIAIQKAREFVKNSPNAWQKFGLEKHATEKATRHRYNALRKSWSEDTVLVKMEDEPFDHGAMRECFRLKKLSNFSRSLDWNRASNYVAKRYIEKVERDVYFEDVKLQMDAKLWGEEFNRHDPPKKVDIMQVVMLEFKDRPGSPLYHLEHFIEGKYIKYNSNSGFVEDESLRCTPQAFSHFTFERSSHNLIVVDIQGVGDLWTDPQIHTKEGTDYGDGNLGTKGMALYFHSHACNRICKALNLTPFDLSNSEIADLERAQFIQTSSKTILRGSEEIVIDPRLKNTGDITLFLRQRSESPRNSPRVSESEDVAMSTSVSPPYSPIDFLDDDPFAASLRRLRSDSENSSVTRGRVRYDSEMSDCFDDTMSPEEEAEHEEFARRQVSRPSCVTLEVNFRRMSLIQGQLTGGSVLGEKNPRVCKEGSILGRVHLEMAKYHENGRFAPQQGLNMLHQEEVDWDSAIFHLEKAAVCGVLEAIVALARMFLQLPHDVLEGAHVENTEENTNRGVDYMRMAAVAGDRSAMIYLANGYHTGIGLGTEREIDWIEATRWYSQAVSQSGEDEEGCYDATMEDPAYVLMAKEAELYRQGGHGLERDPERAAELYNEAAELAMAAMKGRLASKYFMFAEECWGEMEE; translated from the exons ATGTCTTCTGTGTCGAGTGCCTCTGATATAGAGGAGGACTGTATTCTCCTTCCTCTGACGGAGATAGAGGTTgtagaggaagaggaggaaagtACGTCGTCAGATTCAGCTGAGGAAATCCCAAGTTCAGTGTCAAAACAGAGGCGAGTGTCTCTGGCGTCAATCCGCCGTCAACGTAAACTTGGCACGCTTGCGTCACTGAGACCTACCTCCCAACCGATCTCGATTCCCGCCCGCGAACAGAGACAGACGCCGGTGGTCTCGATTCCCGTGAAAAACTGGCGGATCGCTATTCAGAAGGCTCGGGAGTTTGTGAAGAACAGCCCGAACGCCTGGCAGAAGTTCGGCCTGGAGAAGCACGCGACGGAAAAGGCTACAAGACATCGTTACAACGCCTTGAGGAAGTCATGGTCGGAGGACACGGTCTTGGTCAAGATGGAGGATGAG CCATTCGACCATGGAGCCATGAGAGAATGTTTTCGCTT AAAGAAGCTGTCCAACTTCTCCAGGTCCTTGGACTGGAACCGTGCGTCGAACTACGTGGCTAAGCGGTACATAGAGAAGGTAGAGAGAGATGTTTACTTTGAGGATGTTAAACTCCAAATGGACGCCAAGCTGTGGGGAGAGGAGTTCAACAGACATGACCCTCCAAAGAAA GTGGACATTATGCAGGTGGTTATGCTGGAGTTTAAGGACCGACCTGGCTCTCCTCTCTACCACCTGGAACACTTCATCGAGGGGAAGTACATCAAGTATAACTCCAACTCTGGCTTTGTGGAGGACGAGTCACTCAGGTGCACCCCACAG GCATTCAGTCACTTCACGTTTGAGCGCTCGTCCCATAACCTCATCGTGGTGGACATCCAGGGGGTGGGGGACCTGTGGACCGACCCACAGATCCACACCAAGGAGGGGACGGACTACGGGGACGGGAACCTGGGGACTAAGGGCATGGCGCTGTACTTCCACTCCCACGCCTGTAACAGGATCTGTAAGGCTCTGAACCTCACGCCCTTTGACCTGTCCAACAGTGAGATCGCTGACCTGGAGAGGGCACAGTTCATTCAG ACTTCATCTAAAACGATCTTGCGTGGGTCTGAGGAAATCGTGATCGACCCGAGGCTGAAGAACACAGGTGACATCACGCTGTTTCTTCGCCAACGCTCCGAGAGTCCACGCAACTCCCCGCGTGTATCGGAATCGGAGGATGTCGCCATGTCGACATCAGTTTCTCCGCCTTACTCTCCCATAGATTTCTTGGATGATGACCCGTTTGCAGCCAGTCTACGCCGCCTTCGATCGGACTCTGAGAACAGCTCTGTCACTCGG GGACGTGTTCGATATGACAGTGAAATGAGTGATTGTTTTGATGACACCATGTCGCCAGAGGAG GAAGCGGAGCATGAGGAATTCGCTCGCCGCCAAGTTAGCCGACCATCCTGCGTGACTCTGGAGGTCAATTTTCGCAGGATGTCCTTGATTCAAGGTCAGCTCACAGGAGGTTCTGTCCTGGGAGAG AAGAACCCTCGTGTTTGCAAGGAGGGGTCAATACTAGGACGG GTGCACCTGGAGATGGCGAAATACCACGAAAACGGAAGGTTTGCCCCACAACAAGGGCTAAACATGCTGCACCAAGAGGAAGTGGACTGGGATTCAGCCATCTTCCATCTGGAGAAGGCTGCCGTGTGTGGAGTTCTGGAGGCCATTGTGGCTCTGGCCAGGATGTTCCTGCAGTTGCCTCATGATGTGCTAGAGGGTGCTCATGTTGAG AATACTGAAGAGAACACAAACAGGGGTGTAGACTACATGCGGATGGCAGCAGTTGCAGGAGATCGCAGTGCCATGATCTACCTGGCAAACGGCTACCATACCGGCATCGGCCTAGGAACAGAAAG AGAAATAGACTGGATCGAGGCCACACGATGGTACAGCCAGGCTGTTAGCCAGTCAGGGGAGGATGAGGAGGGTTGTTATGATGCCACCATGGAAGACCCCGCCTACGTACTGATGGCTAAAGAAGCTGAACTGTACAGACAGGGTGGACATGGGCTGGAGAGAGACCCGGAAAGAGCTG